The Papaver somniferum cultivar HN1 unplaced genomic scaffold, ASM357369v1 unplaced-scaffold_114, whole genome shotgun sequence region GCATACGGAATTGCATCTGATCCTCCAGGTAATTGTTACGAGCTGCAAGGCCTCGTATTACTTCATCTTTTGCCTTTAAACGTATCATCCTGTCTTCCGTTTCATATAATACAAACTCGCGAAACGCACGATTAAAATCGGCATGTTCTTGAACCAGATTATAAGCTTCAGGCTgtcgtttaaaaaaaaaataattaagaaatgagATTACCATATATTTTAATATAATGACGGGATGTACTTACGTATGATaattgttgtggtggtggaataGGTACATGCTGAGCAGGTCGTTGAATAAGGTGTTTAACACGGTCACCATCAACCCCGTGTAATTCAACTACCCAATCGACTTTGGTCACGAATTGATGGAAGTTAGTTACATGTCGCCAATATCGCAGATACATATTATATGAAACAGCTTTCACAAACATATTTGCATCTACCCATCCAGCTTCTTTCACAAGTTTTGCTTTCTCATGACTGACCTCGCCAATTTTAAATGGTGGATTTCTAGGAATTCCAAAAGTAGGATGATTTTGCCTCCAAGATCGTTCTCCTAGGTACCACATATTCTGTCAAATTACCAGTAATCAGAGAAAATAAGTTCTTCAACTTAGGATAAAATGataactttgaagtaataatgtTCATATAAAAACAAAGTACTAACTGACCTTGCCAATCCAAGTAAATATAACCCTTTTGTTTGAAAGCTCCACAGCCCTGCGACCAACatcagagtcaagaacaccaaTGGCGGATTCCCACGGTCTCCATGTCACGATGTCTGCAGTCAACTGATTAAGCGCATTCCTACAGTGAACAATATCGATAGTCTTTTTCTTCGCTTTCCACCGGGAAGTTCTTGGCCATTTTTCTTCACTAGTTGGGTCGCACGGTCTACATATGCCCAGATATTCATatccccaaaactactccatcataaccaaccaaataaatcaactgccaaaaaatatacatttaaatgaaataaaaataaataataatttacctctaatatttggaacGGCCCAGTTAATGACTTCTGTCCCCTACCAGATGCGTTGAGTGCCACATACAATTTTGCAAAAGCAGGACCACCCCAgtcatacatatcaactacatTTAGATcctcaaaagcagctaaccaagCCGCATCAATGTAGTTCTTTGcattggaaaagaaaaaatttcccaaaacatacataaaaaaggccCTCGCCACTTTTTCTGCAAGTTTGTCATCCAAATTAGCTGCAACCAAGATATCTTCTTTGAAATACGTAGTCAAAaatttaattgtgattgcatatGAAATCCACTGTGCCGGGGGGCGTTTTTTTCCAGAGATTGGGGGATCTTCATAATCTAAGGGTTCTTCTATTTCTGGAAAAACATGCTCACGGACATAATCAAATTTGTACTTGACTGGGTTATACGGAACATCATCCCCAATTCCAATACTCAATCCTGTCAACACTACCCAATCAAGCGGCGTGAATCCCATTTCACCAAAAGGGAAGTGAAAAGTATGCGTTGTATCCCACCAACGTTCAACAAGATAATCAATCACTGGGTGTGATGCTTCTCCTATTTCCATGGCTAATAAACGTCCCCATCCTGCCTTGTCGATAATGTATTTAATTTTTGGACTATGTTTTGTTATCTCCTTATAATAAACAATGACCGAAAAGAGTGAACCACGATGTTGGTACCTGAATTTTGGATCGCTTGAATATGTAATATCTGTAGAAGCGTGTTTGTCACTATCTTCCAGGCAATTGTAGTTATCTAGGGATACCACGGACGGTGTTGTTTCATCTTCGCTATCTTCATCGAACCCGGTATCTGGAACTTCCAAATCTCCAACATTAGGGTCTATTTCAGGCTCCATTGGACCTTTACCTTTGCGTTTCTTATTATTCATCTTTTTTCCTTGTGCAAATCTCGACGTTATTCTGCTCAACATCTGAGCACGATATAAATACAAGttagtaattgttttttcttaGTTTACAGCATCCATAAGAAGTTCTATTCTATATTATAGAAGATCAAAATTTACAGTATAGAAGATCAAAAAAATTTACAGtaaagattattttttatttacttacAGTATAGAAGATCAAAATTTTTTAAAGTAAATAAATACGAAAATTACATTAAACGAGTTTGAATCTCACTACATACACCGTCTATATCACAGAACTGTTTAAAATTTTGTATCTCCCCTTGTGTGAGCAACAACAATACATGTTTAATGGATTTGAGTGAACTACTACAGGTGATAAATT contains the following coding sequences:
- the LOC113328852 gene encoding protein MAINTENANCE OF MERISTEMS-like; the protein is MLSRITSRFAQGKKMNNKKRKGKGPMEPEIDPNVGDLEVPDTGFDEDSEDETTPSVVSLDNYNCLEDSDKHASTDITYSSDPKFRYQHRGSLFSVIVYYKEITKHSPKIKYIIDKAGWGRLLAMEIGEASHPVIDYLVERWWDTTHTFHFPFGEMGFTPLDWVVLTGLSIGIGDDVPYNPVKYKFDYVREHVFPEIEEPLDYEDPPISGKKRPPAQWISYAITIKFLTTYFKEDILVAANLDDKLAEKVARAFFMYVLGNFFFSNAKNYIDAAWLAAFEDLNVVDMYDWGGPAFAKLYVALNASGRGQKSLTGPFQILEFWGYEYLGICRPCDPTSEEKWPRTSRWKAKKKTIDIVHCRNALNQLTADIVTWRPWESAIGVLDSDVGRRAVELSNKRVIFTWIGKNMWYLGERSWRQNHPTFGIPRNPPFKIGEVSHEKAKLVKEAGWVDANMFVKAVSYNMYLRYWRHVTNFHQFVTKVDWVVELHGVDGDRVKHLIQRPAQHVPIPPPQQLSYPEAYNLVQEHADFNRAFREFVLYETEDRMIRLKAKDEVIRGLAARNNYLEDQMQFRMQQTPRPPIGFGSFSETIPPAVWAPVSQASTMSSVNPLRE